In Kitasatospora gansuensis, a genomic segment contains:
- a CDS encoding IucA/IucC family protein produces the protein MPSSLDIARHTNAAPAELPTADHAVTHTLLNCVLREVSGPEHQTAIVDGDLHLRLPRQGVTLRIALRRTSLTGAHRFTGPVFQEGPDGSRELGWQELAEHVQSELTLRTGVQNEEFLTQLASSRAGVAHGLDRRPAPGQDRYLESEQALLFGHRFHPAPKSRYAERGSWDDYAPEARAAFRLRHLAVRSEYIAQDATDPGALALLDSLGEVPAGYTLLPSHPWQYELLCDHPGLTAAIERGDVIDLGERGEDFAATASVRTLHGAGAFLKFSLNVRITNCLRKNAAYELTGAVTLTRLLAEPFAKLAEQFPDAGMLREPAFRTLALPGPDGTVDNSLFEGFGLIVREGLADKLRPGVTALLAAAVADEYPTSSAQLAELLGESGPAGALDWWGAYLRLVVPPVLAAYFEHGVVLEPHLQNVVLGVDDRGRPAQVLFRDLEGTKLLPERNAELLATLPPEVAGPMAYDAQRGWDRVVYCLVVNHLSELVSALADQHPTLEAAFWGELRTVLGQFGDTHGCPPRLAALLAGVPLPAKANLLTRWERKADREAGYVPLPSPLGESVLALSWSA, from the coding sequence ATGCCCTCTTCGCTCGACATCGCCCGGCACACCAACGCCGCGCCCGCCGAACTCCCCACGGCCGACCACGCCGTGACCCACACCCTGCTCAACTGCGTGCTCCGCGAGGTGTCAGGACCCGAGCACCAGACCGCCATCGTCGACGGCGATCTGCACCTGCGGCTGCCCCGGCAGGGCGTGACGCTCCGGATCGCCCTCCGGCGCACCTCGCTGACCGGCGCGCACCGTTTCACCGGGCCGGTGTTCCAGGAGGGCCCCGACGGCTCCCGGGAGCTGGGCTGGCAGGAGCTGGCCGAGCACGTGCAGTCCGAACTCACGCTGCGCACCGGGGTACAGAACGAGGAGTTCCTCACCCAGCTGGCCTCCAGCCGCGCCGGAGTGGCCCACGGACTGGACCGCCGCCCCGCCCCCGGCCAGGACCGCTACCTGGAGTCCGAACAGGCCCTGCTGTTCGGCCACCGCTTCCACCCGGCCCCCAAGTCCCGCTACGCGGAGCGCGGTTCCTGGGACGACTACGCCCCCGAGGCCCGGGCCGCGTTCCGGCTGCGCCATCTCGCGGTGCGCTCCGAGTACATCGCCCAGGACGCCACCGACCCGGGCGCGCTGGCCCTGCTGGACTCGCTGGGCGAGGTGCCGGCCGGCTACACCCTGCTGCCCTCCCACCCCTGGCAGTACGAACTGCTCTGCGACCACCCGGGGTTGACTGCGGCGATCGAGCGCGGCGACGTGATCGACCTGGGCGAGCGTGGCGAGGACTTCGCCGCCACCGCCTCGGTGCGCACCCTGCACGGCGCGGGCGCCTTCCTGAAGTTCAGCCTGAACGTGCGGATCACCAACTGCCTGCGCAAGAACGCCGCGTACGAGCTGACCGGCGCGGTCACCCTGACCAGGCTGCTGGCCGAGCCGTTCGCCAAGCTGGCCGAGCAGTTCCCGGACGCCGGGATGCTGCGTGAGCCCGCGTTCCGCACGCTGGCCCTGCCGGGCCCGGACGGCACGGTGGACAACTCGCTGTTCGAGGGCTTCGGCCTGATCGTCCGGGAAGGTCTGGCGGACAAGCTGCGGCCCGGCGTCACCGCTCTGCTGGCGGCCGCGGTGGCCGACGAGTACCCGACCAGCTCGGCCCAACTGGCCGAACTGCTGGGCGAGTCGGGCCCGGCCGGGGCGCTCGACTGGTGGGGCGCGTACCTGCGGCTCGTGGTGCCGCCGGTACTGGCCGCCTACTTCGAGCACGGCGTGGTGCTGGAGCCGCACCTGCAGAACGTGGTGCTCGGCGTGGACGACCGGGGCCGCCCGGCCCAGGTGCTGTTCCGCGACCTGGAGGGCACCAAGCTGCTGCCGGAGCGCAACGCCGAACTGCTGGCCACGCTGCCGCCCGAGGTGGCCGGACCGATGGCCTACGACGCCCAGCGCGGCTGGGACCGGGTGGTGTACTGCCTGGTGGTCAACCACCTGTCCGAGCTGGTCTCCGCACTGGCCGACCAGCACCCGACCCTGGAGGCCGCGTTCTGGGGCGAACTGCGCACCGTGCTCGGCCAGTTCGGTGACACCCACGGCTGCCCGCCCCGACTGGCCGCGCTGCTCGCGGGGGTGCCGCTGCCCGCCAAGGCCAACCTGCTCACCCGCTGGGAGCGCAAGGCCGACCGGGAGGCGGGGTACGTCCCACTGCCCTCGCCGCTCGGCGAATCCGTGCTGGCCCTGAGCTGGAGCGCCTGA
- a CDS encoding MFS transporter — protein sequence MSTAAAERTVTVPAPAGLDRRQVHAIAACYFVASFAALGLPPFLTQILPGLGDADGSWAGVLYIVPTVFSGLGAPLWGRLADRFGRKRLLLRAQLGLTVSFLIAGWADSLPAFTVALVLQGFLGGTFAATNGYLAAALEGPGLSKALTLMQGSARASLVAAPILVGALSPWISPHRQYLVMAVLPLLAAGLLALLPEPSRPVRPSTAGQQPATVVPGSLKLLYTVEFAFVFSTIISFPYLVALVEQKLPGVSGTVTGLLFALPHLCYLAAAGRVHARFLERPRTGLAIGFAFVALGLAAHGPASSLLTFTLARLLLGIGLTLGLVCLSVLAAEACRGRAPGRMFGSLEFVSKGGAVAAGVVAALVNSAFGPTAPVLAGTATALVAAALVLLSRRSN from the coding sequence ATGAGCACCGCAGCAGCCGAGCGCACGGTGACCGTCCCAGCGCCGGCCGGGTTGGACCGCCGCCAGGTGCACGCGATCGCCGCCTGCTACTTCGTCGCCTCCTTCGCGGCGCTCGGCCTGCCGCCGTTCCTGACCCAGATCCTGCCCGGACTCGGTGACGCGGACGGCAGCTGGGCCGGGGTGCTCTACATCGTGCCGACCGTCTTCAGCGGCCTCGGCGCCCCGCTCTGGGGCCGGCTGGCCGACCGGTTCGGCCGCAAGCGGCTGCTGCTGCGGGCCCAACTCGGGCTCACCGTCTCGTTCCTGATCGCCGGCTGGGCCGACAGCCTGCCCGCCTTCACCGTCGCGCTGGTGCTGCAGGGCTTCCTCGGCGGGACCTTCGCCGCCACCAACGGCTATCTGGCCGCCGCCCTGGAGGGTCCCGGGCTCTCCAAGGCGCTCACCCTGATGCAGGGCAGCGCCCGGGCCTCGCTGGTGGCCGCGCCGATCCTGGTGGGCGCCCTCTCGCCCTGGATATCCCCGCACCGGCAGTATCTGGTGATGGCCGTCCTCCCGCTGCTCGCCGCCGGGCTGCTCGCCCTGCTGCCCGAGCCGTCCCGGCCGGTCCGGCCGAGCACGGCGGGCCAGCAGCCCGCCACCGTGGTGCCCGGCTCGCTGAAGCTGCTCTACACGGTCGAGTTCGCCTTCGTGTTCTCCACCATCATCTCCTTCCCGTACCTGGTCGCGCTGGTGGAGCAGAAGCTGCCCGGCGTGTCCGGCACGGTCACCGGCCTGCTCTTCGCGCTGCCGCACCTGTGTTACCTGGCCGCCGCCGGACGGGTGCACGCCCGCTTCCTGGAACGGCCGCGCACCGGCCTGGCGATCGGCTTCGCCTTCGTCGCGCTCGGTCTGGCCGCGCACGGCCCGGCCTCCTCCCTGCTCACCTTCACCCTCGCCCGGCTGCTGCTGGGCATCGGCCTGACGCTCGGTCTGGTCTGCCTCTCGGTGCTCGCCGCCGAGGCATGCCGCGGGCGGGCCCCGGGCCGGATGTTCGGCTCACTCGAATTCGTCTCCAAGGGCGGCGCGGTCGCCGCCGGGGTGGTCGCCGCGCTGGTCAACAGCGCCTTCGGTCCGACCGCCCCCGTGCTGGCCGGCACCGCCACCGCGCTGGTCGCCGCCGCCCTCGTCCTCCTCTCCCGCAGGAGCAACTGA
- a CDS encoding FecCD family ABC transporter permease has product MPESTAPARRTTATLRQPLLLLAGLAALALCVALSLALGTRPIPLATVLDALSGRLTGGDADVVTGLRVPRTIIGVTVGAALGVAGAVAQGVTRNPLAAPTTLGINAGASLAVVVAIFTFGLTHPLQYVWFAVAGAAAAAVLAYAMARRSGDLDPVRLALGGTVLTAVLTSWTSAVMLASHRTLDEVRFWLAGSIGTRSLEVLTPVLPLILVGLLIALLVSPALNALALGDETAQALGVPVARIRLVGGLAVVLLAAGAVAVAGPIAFVGLAAPHLVRPLLGNDHRWLIPGCLLGGAVLLLAADVLGRLVVRPSEIEVGIVTAFLGAPMLALLARKAAR; this is encoded by the coding sequence CTGCCGGAGTCCACAGCCCCGGCGCGGCGGACCACGGCGACGCTCAGACAGCCCTTGCTGCTGCTCGCCGGGCTCGCGGCGCTCGCGCTGTGCGTCGCGCTCAGCCTGGCGCTGGGAACGCGGCCGATTCCGTTGGCCACCGTTCTTGACGCCCTCTCAGGGCGGCTGACCGGCGGGGACGCCGATGTCGTGACGGGCCTTCGGGTCCCGCGCACGATCATCGGGGTGACCGTCGGCGCCGCCCTCGGGGTGGCCGGAGCGGTCGCCCAGGGCGTGACCCGCAACCCGCTCGCCGCGCCCACCACGCTGGGCATCAACGCCGGCGCCAGCCTCGCGGTGGTGGTGGCTATCTTCACCTTCGGTCTCACCCACCCGCTGCAGTACGTCTGGTTCGCCGTGGCGGGCGCCGCGGCCGCCGCCGTCTTGGCGTACGCGATGGCCCGCCGTTCGGGCGACCTCGACCCGGTCCGGCTCGCGCTCGGCGGCACCGTACTGACCGCCGTGCTGACCTCCTGGACCTCCGCGGTGATGCTGGCCAGCCACCGCACGCTGGACGAGGTCCGGTTCTGGCTGGCCGGCTCGATCGGCACCCGCAGCCTCGAAGTCCTCACCCCCGTCCTGCCGTTGATCCTGGTCGGCCTGCTGATCGCGCTGCTGGTCTCCCCCGCGCTGAACGCGCTGGCGCTCGGCGACGAGACCGCCCAGGCGCTCGGCGTGCCGGTGGCCCGGATCCGGCTGGTCGGCGGGCTCGCGGTGGTGCTGCTGGCCGCCGGTGCGGTCGCGGTGGCCGGGCCGATCGCCTTCGTCGGGCTGGCCGCCCCGCACCTGGTCCGCCCGCTGCTCGGCAACGACCACCGCTGGCTGATCCCGGGCTGCCTGCTCGGCGGCGCGGTGCTGCTGCTGGCCGCCGACGTGCTCGGGCGGCTGGTGGTCCGGCCTTCCGAGATCGAGGTCGGCATCGTCACCGCCTTCCTCGGCGCCCCGATGCTCGCCCTGCTGGCCCGGAAGGCCGCCCGGTGA
- a CDS encoding ABC transporter substrate-binding protein, which produces MSQPTTLRRLPAVLLASALAVSLAACGSSGSSSDAKPAEGSKAADAAVFPRSVKHAMGTAEIKAQPKKVVVLDSGELDDVTLLGITPVGAVAPHLKTEGGFPAYLKGKVDGTKDVGPSAEPNLELIASLKPDLILTSKVRHEKVYDKLNAIAPTVMTETTGFPWKENLAIHAQALGKEAEAAKALKAYETKAAQLGKTITEKNAGKVPTVSVVRFVAGPTRLYAKASFSGVVLKDTGLARPVPQDVDKAMLEVGPELINQADADLVFVTVATDPTKTKQAEVQATPVWQGLTAVKNSKVFNVPDETWMSGIGVQAAEQMLGDIAKAAGVDAPK; this is translated from the coding sequence ATGTCTCAGCCCACCACCCTCCGTAGACTGCCCGCCGTCCTGCTGGCCTCCGCCCTGGCCGTCTCGCTGGCCGCCTGCGGCAGCAGCGGCAGCTCCTCCGACGCCAAGCCGGCCGAGGGCTCGAAGGCCGCCGACGCCGCGGTCTTCCCGCGCAGCGTCAAGCACGCGATGGGCACCGCGGAGATCAAGGCCCAGCCCAAGAAGGTCGTGGTGCTGGACAGCGGCGAGCTGGACGACGTCACCCTGCTGGGCATCACCCCGGTCGGCGCGGTGGCCCCGCACCTGAAGACCGAGGGCGGCTTCCCGGCCTACCTCAAGGGCAAGGTGGACGGCACCAAGGACGTCGGCCCGAGCGCCGAGCCCAACCTCGAGCTGATCGCCTCGCTCAAGCCCGACCTGATCCTCACCTCGAAGGTCCGGCACGAGAAGGTCTACGACAAGCTCAACGCGATCGCGCCGACCGTGATGACCGAGACCACGGGCTTCCCGTGGAAGGAGAACCTGGCCATCCACGCCCAGGCGCTGGGCAAGGAGGCCGAGGCCGCCAAGGCGCTGAAGGCGTACGAGACCAAGGCCGCCCAGCTCGGCAAGACCATCACCGAGAAGAACGCGGGCAAGGTGCCGACCGTCTCGGTGGTCCGCTTCGTGGCCGGTCCGACCCGGCTGTACGCCAAGGCCTCGTTCAGCGGCGTGGTCCTGAAGGACACCGGGCTGGCCCGGCCGGTCCCGCAGGACGTCGACAAGGCGATGCTCGAGGTCGGCCCCGAGCTGATCAACCAGGCCGACGCCGACCTGGTGTTCGTCACGGTCGCCACCGACCCGACCAAGACCAAGCAGGCCGAGGTCCAGGCCACCCCGGTCTGGCAGGGCCTGACCGCGGTCAAGAACAGCAAGGTCTTCAACGTGCCGGACGAGACCTGGATGTCCGGGATCGGCGTCCAGGCCGCCGAGCAGATGCTCGGCGACATCGCCAAGGCCGCCGGCGTCGACGCGCCCAAGTAG
- a CDS encoding ATP-grasp domain-containing protein — protein sequence MRMYLLALNPTDSVTDGFLPAAARLGLSVTVLTDSPEAHRKAYADGEFVPEVVECAVHDHREVIGLISQLQAPDAVFSNSDHLQTQTALAAEYFGLPGKDWKATLRAKNKAQFRRHLAAAGLDAVWSGELVPGQDPAELDPPFPCVVKPREGVASEDVALVADAAELAERVAAIRARRSDVALVVEEFLAGELQTLETLGDGTVRHVLGGFRTRLSPPPNFIEEVLEFVPAHPQAVTEQVLAQLDAVGVGLGACHTEFVVQADGRARIIEINYRAIGDQCDLMLAQLLEIPFFEHVLRAHLGVPLPADLGARTDGRARNEAVCADRAGVLTAAPEAFDQDRDGVKLSYRPFRSVGERHDHYGTNRDYLGVIWAVGTDQTAVDRAVAGFIAANRWEISA from the coding sequence ATGCGGATGTACCTGCTCGCGCTCAACCCCACCGACTCCGTCACCGACGGCTTCCTGCCCGCCGCCGCGCGGCTCGGCCTGTCGGTGACCGTGCTCACCGACTCCCCCGAGGCGCACCGGAAAGCCTACGCCGACGGGGAGTTCGTGCCCGAGGTGGTGGAGTGCGCGGTGCACGACCACCGCGAGGTGATCGGCCTGATCTCGCAACTCCAGGCGCCGGACGCGGTGTTCAGCAACAGCGATCACCTGCAGACCCAGACCGCGCTGGCCGCCGAGTACTTCGGGCTGCCCGGCAAGGACTGGAAGGCGACCCTGCGGGCCAAGAACAAGGCCCAGTTCCGCCGCCACCTGGCCGCCGCCGGCCTGGACGCGGTCTGGTCCGGCGAGCTGGTGCCGGGGCAGGACCCGGCCGAGCTCGACCCGCCGTTCCCCTGCGTGGTCAAGCCGCGCGAGGGCGTGGCCAGCGAGGACGTCGCGCTGGTGGCCGACGCCGCCGAACTCGCCGAGCGGGTGGCCGCGATCCGGGCCCGCCGGTCCGATGTGGCGCTGGTGGTCGAGGAGTTCCTGGCCGGTGAGCTGCAGACCCTGGAGACGCTTGGCGACGGCACCGTCCGCCATGTGCTCGGCGGCTTCCGGACCCGGCTCTCGCCGCCGCCGAACTTCATCGAGGAGGTGCTGGAGTTCGTCCCGGCGCACCCGCAGGCGGTGACCGAGCAGGTGCTCGCCCAGCTGGACGCCGTCGGCGTCGGGCTCGGCGCCTGCCACACCGAGTTCGTGGTGCAGGCCGACGGCCGGGCCCGGATCATCGAGATCAACTACCGGGCCATCGGCGACCAGTGCGACCTGATGCTGGCCCAGCTGCTGGAGATCCCGTTCTTCGAGCACGTGCTGCGCGCCCACCTCGGCGTGCCGCTGCCCGCCGACCTCGGCGCCCGTACCGACGGCCGGGCCCGCAACGAGGCGGTCTGCGCCGACCGGGCCGGGGTGCTCACCGCCGCCCCCGAGGCCTTCGACCAGGACCGGGACGGCGTCAAGCTGTCCTACCGTCCGTTCCGCTCGGTCGGCGAGCGGCACGACCACTACGGCACCAACCGCGACTACCTGGGCGTGATCTGGGCGGTCGGCACCGACCAGACGGCGGTGGACCGCGCGGTCGCCGGGTTCATCGCGGCCAACCGCTGGGAGATCTCCGCATGA
- a CDS encoding ABC transporter ATP-binding protein — MTITDHPTTGQLTGNQLTATGLDLRYGDRTIVAGLDLTLPGGSVTAIVGPNACGKSTLLRGLTRLLAPAAGTVTLDGSDIHRMSARALAKRLGLLPQQPVTPEAITVESLVRLGRYPHQRMLSPWSAADQAAVEEALTRTGTAELRDRPVDQLSGGQRQRAWIALALAQDTELLLLDEPTTFLDLRHQLEVLDLVADLHDQAGRTVVMVLHDLGQAARYADHLVVLDGGKLAAAGPPAEVLTAELVEAVFQVPCQVVPDPETGTPLVVPRARSRRARA, encoded by the coding sequence GTGACCATCACCGATCACCCCACCACCGGGCAGCTGACCGGCAATCAGCTCACCGCCACCGGCCTGGACCTGCGCTACGGCGACCGCACCATCGTGGCCGGCCTCGACCTGACCCTGCCGGGCGGCTCGGTGACCGCGATCGTCGGCCCGAACGCCTGCGGCAAGTCCACCCTGCTGCGCGGCCTGACCCGGCTGCTCGCCCCGGCCGCCGGCACCGTCACCCTGGACGGCTCCGACATCCACCGGATGTCCGCCCGGGCGCTGGCCAAGCGGCTCGGCCTGCTGCCGCAGCAGCCGGTCACGCCGGAGGCGATCACCGTCGAGTCGCTGGTCCGGCTCGGCCGCTACCCGCACCAGCGGATGCTCAGCCCCTGGTCGGCCGCCGACCAGGCCGCCGTGGAGGAGGCGCTGACCCGCACCGGCACCGCCGAACTGCGCGACCGGCCGGTCGACCAGCTCTCCGGCGGCCAGCGCCAACGCGCCTGGATAGCCCTGGCGCTGGCGCAGGACACCGAGCTGCTGCTGCTGGACGAGCCGACCACCTTCCTCGACCTGCGGCACCAGCTGGAGGTGCTCGACCTGGTCGCGGACCTGCACGACCAGGCCGGGCGCACCGTGGTGATGGTGCTGCACGACCTGGGCCAGGCCGCCCGGTACGCGGACCACCTGGTGGTGCTCGACGGCGGAAAGCTGGCCGCCGCCGGGCCGCCCGCCGAGGTGCTCACCGCCGAACTGGTGGAGGCCGTCTTCCAGGTCCCCTGTCAGGTGGTCCCCGACCCCGAGACCGGCACGCCGCTGGTCGTCCCCCGGGCCAGGAGCCGCCGGGCCCGCGCCTGA
- a CDS encoding FecCD family ABC transporter permease, giving the protein MTAVLPVTGLRPRAGAIARQRRRSLLLGLGLTLALVLLTGLALSTGQLKLPLLDALRALVGLGDPGNVLVVQEFRAPRVVSALIAGAGLAVAGTLLQRLFRNPLASPDVVGVTGGASFGAVLMLALGASQAFIPLAALGGGTLAAVLLGAFAWRSRMAVNRLVLVGLAVQSGLAAAVNLMIVRFPAELAASALQWTTGSLYGRSWDEVRIGGTAILLTSLLVFLLYRRVAVLDLGDDSAGGLGLDPNRSRLGLLLLAVVLASMAAALCGPVAFVALAVPHLVRLLAGPPTPATLALTALTGALLLLGSDYAVLNLLPIHGLPVGAVTATLGAPWLLVLMIRQGRPPQRRES; this is encoded by the coding sequence GTGACCGCCGTCCTGCCGGTCACCGGCCTCCGTCCCAGGGCCGGTGCGATCGCCCGGCAGCGCCGCCGTTCGCTGCTGCTCGGCCTCGGTCTGACCCTCGCTCTGGTGCTGCTCACCGGACTCGCCCTGAGCACCGGTCAGCTCAAACTGCCGCTGCTGGACGCGCTGCGCGCGCTGGTCGGCCTCGGCGATCCGGGCAACGTCCTGGTGGTGCAGGAGTTCCGCGCGCCCCGGGTGGTCTCGGCGCTGATCGCCGGGGCCGGGCTCGCGGTGGCCGGCACCCTGCTCCAGCGGCTGTTCCGCAACCCGCTGGCCTCCCCCGACGTGGTCGGGGTGACCGGCGGCGCCTCGTTCGGCGCGGTGCTGATGCTGGCGCTCGGCGCGAGCCAGGCGTTCATCCCGCTGGCCGCGCTCGGCGGCGGGACGCTGGCCGCGGTGCTGCTGGGCGCCTTCGCCTGGCGCTCCCGGATGGCCGTCAACCGGCTGGTGCTGGTCGGCCTGGCCGTGCAGTCCGGACTGGCGGCGGCGGTCAACCTGATGATCGTCCGGTTCCCGGCCGAACTCGCCGCCTCCGCGCTCCAGTGGACCACCGGCTCGCTCTACGGCCGGAGTTGGGACGAGGTCAGGATCGGCGGCACCGCCATCCTGCTGACCTCGCTGCTGGTCTTCCTGCTGTACCGCCGGGTCGCGGTGCTGGACCTCGGCGACGACTCGGCGGGTGGTCTCGGCCTCGACCCGAACCGCTCCAGGCTCGGCCTGCTGCTGCTCGCCGTGGTACTGGCCTCGATGGCCGCCGCGCTGTGCGGCCCGGTCGCCTTCGTCGCGCTGGCCGTACCGCACCTGGTCCGGCTGCTGGCCGGACCGCCCACCCCGGCCACCCTCGCGCTGACCGCGCTCACCGGCGCCCTGCTGCTGCTCGGCTCCGACTACGCCGTACTGAACCTGCTGCCGATCCACGGCCTGCCGGTGGGCGCCGTCACCGCCACCCTGGGCGCGCCCTGGCTGCTCGTGCTGATGATCCGCCAGGGGCGGCCGCCCCAGAGGAGAGAGTCGTGA
- a CDS encoding IucA/IucC family protein, translating to MSVGSRSAQADQLTLRVLGALLRENVLGLRTQSTVEDRADGRWLRAGTLALPVRTEGFQSELTARLPLLTVSDQPVDGLPEILAHLAELADPQDRDGFRAFAEECRQTLATMELHAGVQGQVHDLLALRHGEHPADWTGLAGSLGFDTLAAFLDHPVYPTARGRSGLSEDELRCYAPEFHPSFELNWLAVPAGALAVDTIGPRPDWWPSLAQLGLGELTDSHLAVPVHPLSAREALAAVPGAVLAEGGHLEVVPTLSMRTVALAEHPEWHLKLPLTTATLGLRNRRTIKPGTLEDGAAGQRLFEAVLAREPRLAERILHADEQGYAHTGHELLAVLVRRYPAGLERALTVPLAALLAPAPGGLVVDLLAERFYDGSVTAFYRELLALLLDWQTTLFGYGIALESHQQNTSLVLDRVDGATRLRLLYKDNDGPRVNTDRIGELDSFVGEFDDARVFSRSDRALTDLFTTITGHLCTASLAFGLAAHGRAPLAELLGLLRAELERSIGRLGPAGDSLRAALLDAERLPVKAMVTAGSLLSKERSGAADINKHYTSGPNYLRLEV from the coding sequence ATGAGCGTCGGCTCCCGCTCCGCCCAGGCCGACCAGCTGACCCTGCGGGTGCTCGGCGCGCTGCTCCGCGAGAACGTGCTCGGCCTGCGCACCCAGAGCACCGTGGAGGACCGGGCGGACGGCCGCTGGCTGCGCGCCGGGACGCTCGCGCTGCCGGTCAGGACCGAGGGGTTCCAGAGCGAACTGACCGCCCGGCTCCCGCTGTTGACCGTCTCCGACCAGCCGGTCGACGGACTCCCGGAGATCCTGGCCCACCTCGCCGAGCTGGCCGACCCGCAGGACCGGGACGGCTTCCGCGCCTTCGCCGAGGAGTGCCGGCAGACCCTGGCCACCATGGAGCTGCACGCCGGCGTCCAGGGCCAGGTGCACGACCTGCTCGCACTCCGGCACGGCGAGCACCCCGCCGACTGGACCGGCCTGGCGGGCTCGCTCGGCTTCGACACCCTGGCCGCCTTCCTGGACCACCCGGTGTACCCGACCGCGCGCGGCCGCTCCGGCCTGAGCGAGGACGAACTGCGCTGCTACGCACCGGAGTTCCACCCGAGCTTCGAACTGAACTGGCTGGCCGTACCGGCCGGGGCGCTGGCCGTGGACACCATCGGGCCGCGGCCCGACTGGTGGCCGAGCCTGGCCCAGCTGGGCCTGGGTGAGCTGACGGACAGTCATCTTGCCGTTCCGGTCCACCCGTTGAGTGCCCGCGAGGCGCTGGCCGCCGTACCGGGCGCGGTGCTCGCCGAGGGCGGTCACCTGGAGGTGGTGCCGACCCTGTCGATGCGCACCGTCGCGCTGGCCGAGCACCCCGAGTGGCACCTCAAGCTGCCGCTGACCACCGCCACCCTGGGCCTGCGCAACCGGCGCACCATCAAGCCGGGCACCCTGGAGGACGGCGCGGCCGGCCAGCGGCTGTTCGAAGCCGTGCTGGCCCGCGAACCGCGCCTGGCCGAGCGGATCCTGCACGCCGACGAGCAGGGCTACGCGCACACCGGCCACGAGCTGCTGGCAGTACTCGTCCGGCGCTACCCGGCCGGCCTGGAGCGGGCCCTGACGGTGCCGCTGGCCGCACTGCTCGCCCCGGCGCCCGGCGGGCTGGTCGTCGACCTGCTGGCCGAGCGGTTCTACGACGGCTCGGTGACCGCCTTCTACCGGGAGCTGCTGGCGCTGCTGCTGGACTGGCAGACCACCCTGTTCGGGTACGGCATCGCCCTGGAGTCGCACCAGCAGAACACCTCGCTGGTGCTCGACCGGGTGGACGGCGCGACCCGGCTGCGGCTGCTCTACAAGGACAACGACGGCCCCCGGGTGAACACCGACCGGATCGGTGAACTCGACTCCTTCGTCGGCGAGTTCGACGACGCCCGGGTCTTCTCCCGGAGCGACCGTGCGCTCACCGACCTGTTCACCACGATCACCGGCCACCTGTGCACCGCCTCGCTCGCCTTCGGACTGGCCGCGCACGGCCGGGCCCCGCTGGCCGAGCTGCTCGGCCTGCTGCGGGCCGAGCTGGAGCGCTCGATCGGGCGGCTCGGCCCGGCCGGCGACTCGCTGCGGGCCGCCCTGCTGGACGCCGAGCGGCTGCCGGTGAAGGCGATGGTCACCGCCGGATCGCTGCTCAGCAAGGAGCGCTCCGGCGCCGCCGACATCAACAAGCACTACACCAGCGGCCCGAACTACCTTCGCCTGGAGGTCTGA
- a CDS encoding (2Fe-2S)-binding protein: MTAVMVSPDERLAETYRSVISTCGTLRVSLLSPSQSGPTPGQGWLRLTELTSGVDALVAAEAARIEAEHGAAPRTHVAASRLLHHYLWSAGLLFGGPWYLTGELPVLGPEDIWIETATGDLLVRPGGSAPADEAGLRAAVAAHVEPVLSAFQPIVKRGPRALWGMVTDDLVSGIWYLGRMRGEEEYAVRVAEAVLPGDTAPFPGAADFRRLAGTEGRSHLTRTRLGCCLYYAVKPPEACVTCPRTCDADRVRKLEA, translated from the coding sequence ATGACGGCCGTCATGGTCTCGCCGGACGAGCGGTTGGCCGAAACGTATCGGTCGGTGATCAGCACCTGCGGCACGCTCCGCGTCTCCCTGCTGAGCCCGTCGCAGAGCGGGCCGACGCCCGGTCAGGGCTGGCTGCGGCTCACCGAACTGACCTCGGGTGTGGACGCGCTGGTGGCCGCCGAGGCCGCCAGGATCGAGGCCGAGCACGGCGCCGCGCCGCGCACCCACGTGGCGGCCTCCCGGCTGCTGCACCACTATCTGTGGTCGGCGGGGCTGCTGTTCGGCGGCCCCTGGTACCTGACCGGCGAGCTGCCGGTGCTCGGGCCCGAGGACATCTGGATCGAGACCGCCACCGGCGATCTACTGGTCCGCCCCGGCGGCTCGGCCCCGGCCGACGAGGCCGGACTGCGGGCGGCCGTGGCGGCCCACGTCGAGCCGGTGCTGAGTGCGTTTCAGCCAATCGTGAAGCGCGGACCCCGGGCGCTCTGGGGCATGGTGACGGACGATCTGGTCTCCGGGATCTGGTATCTCGGCCGGATGCGCGGCGAGGAGGAGTACGCCGTCCGGGTGGCCGAAGCCGTCCTTCCGGGTGACACCGCCCCGTTCCCCGGCGCCGCCGACTTCCGCCGGCTGGCCGGCACCGAGGGCCGCAGCCATCTGACCAGGACCAGGCTCGGCTGCTGCCTGTACTACGCGGTCAAGCCGCCGGAGGCCTGCGTCACCTGCCCGCGCACTTGCGACGCCGACCGGGTCCGCAAGCTGGAGGCCTGA